In the Helicobacteraceae bacterium genome, one interval contains:
- a CDS encoding efflux RND transporter periplasmic adaptor subunit: protein MVRFLRILLLIAPIAYMFADDAAPVVTAVVKNGSIQPHETFVGSLRYAVLAKLSAQSAAVLETISVNAGDRVKAGQILATQDSAILSANIAAKAAELKKSKASDEQARKDAERYKVLLAQNSVSEQTYEQSRLKAIELTAQSETLAAQLKALEIEKQKRYIRAPFDGVVAEKHVSEGDYLSAGAPIVSLAKTDSIELAVYLPAATINRIETGTKVGVNVLGEDYAATIAGISPRGDASSRLFLTRVVFDKPSAKLLEGMEATLKIASQTRENALLIDRDAVVNRFGGDVVFYVENGVAQSANVEILGYDGQNAALKSTTLKEGMRAIVKGAERIAPNQSVKPL from the coding sequence TCGCGTATATGTTTGCCGACGACGCGGCGCCCGTTGTAACGGCGGTCGTAAAAAACGGCAGCATTCAACCGCATGAAACGTTTGTCGGTAGTTTGCGTTACGCCGTTTTAGCTAAACTGTCCGCTCAAAGCGCGGCGGTGTTGGAAACAATCTCGGTAAACGCGGGCGATAGAGTTAAAGCGGGGCAAATTCTGGCTACGCAAGACAGCGCGATCCTTTCGGCTAACATCGCCGCTAAAGCCGCCGAATTGAAAAAATCAAAAGCGAGCGACGAGCAGGCGCGCAAAGACGCGGAACGCTACAAAGTCCTGCTCGCGCAAAACAGCGTCAGCGAACAAACTTACGAACAGTCAAGATTAAAAGCGATCGAACTAACCGCGCAAAGCGAAACGTTAGCGGCGCAATTAAAAGCGCTAGAGATCGAAAAGCAAAAGCGTTATATACGCGCCCCGTTTGACGGCGTCGTGGCGGAAAAGCACGTGAGCGAAGGCGACTATTTAAGCGCCGGCGCGCCCATAGTCAGCCTCGCCAAAACGGATAGCATAGAGCTTGCCGTCTATCTGCCCGCCGCCACGATCAACCGAATTGAAACGGGGACTAAGGTCGGCGTAAACGTTTTGGGCGAAGATTACGCCGCTACGATCGCCGGCATATCGCCGCGAGGCGACGCAAGCTCGCGCCTATTTTTAACCCGCGTCGTTTTCGACAAGCCGAGCGCAAAGCTGCTAGAGGGCATGGAAGCGACGTTGAAAATCGCTTCGCAAACGCGCGAGAACGCTCTGCTAATCGACCGAGACGCGGTAGTTAATCGTTTTGGCGGCGACGTGGTTTTTTACGTAGAAAACGGCGTGGCGCAGAGCGCGAACGTCGAGATTTTAGGCTACGACGGACAGAACGCGGCGTTAAAATCGACGACGCTTAAAGAGGGAATGCGGGCTATTGTTAAAGGCGCCGAGCGTATAGCGCCTAATCAGTCGGTAAAACCGCTGTAA